Sequence from the Gemmatimonadota bacterium genome:
AGCCGTAGCCCGCGAGCGGGTCGCCACCGTTCATCGCGCGTCGGCGCTGAATCGTGAGCCGGTTGCCGGCCAGCCAGCCGCCGCCGGTGACACGCAGATGGAGGTTCTGCTCCGGCCCGAGTCGCACATAGCGGCGCACGTCGAGGTCCATCTCGAGCGCGTCGTAGTTGCTCGTCGGCATCGCCGTGCGGATCTCGGTCGGGAGCGAGACCGGCGTCAACTCGCCGCTGGTGACGTAGCGCAGGTCGCTGCGGACATACCACCCTGAGGTCGGGCGGCGGCGATCGTCGCGGGTGTCGTAGGTGAGTCCGCCGGCCCAGGTCACGTACTTGCCATCATCGATCAGCGGGTTGGGCCGCCACGCTTCGCCGCTGCGAAGCACCGAGAACGCATCCACCGCACTTACGCTGCGTTCGCGGCTCTGGTCGATCGACGCGCTCGCGAGCAGCGTCGGACTGAGCGTCAGGTCGGCGAAGACCCCGATCGACTTCTGCGCATACCAGTCGCGGAAGTCGCGCCGCAGGAAGAAGGCGCCGAGGCCCGATTCCAGTGTCTGATAGGGACGGTCGGCGACCGGGGCGATCACCGCCCCGGCGCGCAGCCCGATCGTGAGTGGATTCGTTCCGGCGCGCTTCGCCACGAGCGACCCGCGCCAGCCAAGCGTGCTGCGGCTCTCGGTCGGGTCCGAGGCCGTGCGGAGGATTCCGGTGAGATCAAGTATCAGCTGGGTGCGTTCGTCGCGGTCCCAGGTGATGGACGGCCCGAACTCGAGGGGGAAACCCTCGCTGCGATTGTAGCTGCCCGGATCGGCGCGGAGCGTGGTGCGGAAGTCGCGCCAGACGAAGGTCCGTGACGCCGAGGTGTAGTCGCTGAGGGCGCGACGCCCGGCCTGCCGCATGAGGCGGCCGTCGACGGTGAGCGTCAGTCGCGCCGTGGTCGGGTACTCCACCTGCGCACCGCCAACCGTGCCGCCGGCGTCGACCAGGAGCCGGCCGCCAAGGACGGTCACCCCGCCGGTGACGACTCCGCTCGCCGTGATGCGGACGTCGCCGTTGACGACGAGGACGTCCCCCTCGACGCGGCCGTCGATGCGCAGCTGCCCGCGGAAGAGTGCCTGGGGGCCTCGCCAGACATTGCCCGCCGGCAGCTCCACCGTCCCGCTGATGCGCGTGGTGCCCGGCGCGTTGTACTGCGCCATGGCCCGGCTGAGCACCGAGTCAGGGATCTCGATCACCTTCGGGTCGACGCTCGCCGGTCGGGAGAAGTCGATCCCGACCGGGTCCTGCGCCGCGAGGGGCGGGGCGAGCAGCAGCACGCCCAGGGTCATCAGACGAGTGGGGGTCATCCGTCATTCCCTCCGCGAATGCCCAGACGGCGCATCCGGCGATACAGGTTGCCTCGATCAGTCTTCAGCAGCCGCGCCGCTTCGGCGATGTTGCCGGTCCCGCTCGTCAGGGCGGCGTTGATCAGGTCGCGCTCGAAATCGTCGAGTCGGTCGGTCAGGCCGCGTCCATCGTCCACGAGTCGCATCGGCGGTTCCTCCGGCGCGAGGCTCGCCGCGGGCACGGTCACGCGGAGCGCGCGCGGCACCATCTCCGCCGTCACCTCGTCGCCCCCGATGATGCTCAGCCGCTCCACGATGTTGGCGAGCTCGCGAATGTTGCCGGGCCAGGCGTGCGCCTCGAGTGCCGCGATCACGCCGGGCGAGAAGCGCGGCGGACGGCGCGGCCGGAGTCGCGCGGCGAGGTGCTCGACCAGCGCGCCGAGGTCGCCGAGACGCTCGCGCAGCGGCGGCAGCTCGATCGGGAAGACGTTGAGCCGGAAGTAGAGGTCTTCGCGGAAGTTGCCGGCGGCGACCGCC
This genomic interval carries:
- a CDS encoding BamA/TamA family outer membrane protein — protein: MTPTRLMTLGVLLLAPPLAAQDPVGIDFSRPASVDPKVIEIPDSVLSRAMAQYNAPGTTRISGTVELPAGNVWRGPQALFRGQLRIDGRVEGDVLVVNGDVRITASGVVTGGVTVLGGRLLVDAGGTVGGAQVEYPTTARLTLTVDGRLMRQAGRRALSDYTSASRTFVWRDFRTTLRADPGSYNRSEGFPLEFGPSITWDRDERTQLILDLTGILRTASDPTESRSTLGWRGSLVAKRAGTNPLTIGLRAGAVIAPVADRPYQTLESGLGAFFLRRDFRDWYAQKSIGVFADLTLSPTLLASASIDQSRERSVSAVDAFSVLRSGEAWRPNPLIDDGKYVTWAGGLTYDTRDDRRRPTSGWYVRSDLRYVTSGELTPVSLPTEIRTAMPTSNYDALEMDLDVRRYVRLGPEQNLHLRVTGGGWLAGNRLTIQRRRAMNGGDPLAGYGFRAVNCDRRRRPDPALPALCDRQLAVQVEYRRTIDINLSTRIGNTTIGLQRPDLVLFGDAGSAWLAGPQAGRVPSGRIQSIAEWRSDIGIGIDAGSFGLYLAKALPDNDPIRLSIRFTPRF